Genomic DNA from Acidobacteriota bacterium:
TTTCCGTGTAACGGGCCTCACCCTGTTCGCGCAGCATCAACGCGGAGGCGCGAAAGAGAAACAAAGGAATGTATCGCCTCAGTGGCCATTTTCAGACCTTAGGTTCCCGGTCCCCGGGAATCGCTGCGGGTTTTGATTGGCCTGTCAGTAGTCAGATATGAATGCTAGCATCAGGAAAACACTATGCACGAACTCAGGGACGACAATCCTGAGCGAGAATGGGCGTGACTGGAGCCCCTCATCCCTCCTAGCGTGGGCGGCCAATGTCAGGCAGGCTGTTCGAGGCACACGAGAAGACATCGTCCCGATCGCAGTTCACTCTCCGGCGTTTCTCTTGGCTTGTTTGCTCGGGTTGTGGCGCTCAAAGAAAGCGCCCATTCTACTTGACCCATCGATTCTCGACGAGATCCATCTAGACTCGATCCCGGAAGCTGGCCGAGTTCTTTTGGCGGAAGAGGGAGTGCAGATCAATCGGCAGGTGCAACGGGTTCCTCGTGCGGGAACACCAATGCCGTATATCGCAATTCCAGATGACGATGAACTCGCATTGGTATTCCTTACGTCAGGCTCCACCGGCAAACCCAAACTGGTCCCCAAGACGTTCTCGCAGTTTCGGCGGCAGATGCGGGTGGAGCCTGCCTTTCTCGGGGTTCCGCAAGCGCCTTCCGTGCTCTCCATGGTTCCGCCGTTCCACATCCTCGGATTTATGTACGGAACCTTCCTGCCTCTCATCTCGTGTGGCCGTGCCATCTTCTGCGGAAACGCCACTCCCTACGGTTGGGCCAAAGCCATCACGCGTTTTCGCCCCCATCTCGTCGTCGGTGTCCCCGCGCACTATCGGCTTCTTGCCCAGGTCGCCCAAACACCTTTCCCGCCGGCCATCTATCTTTGCTCAGGTGGCCCCCTCCCAACCGACTGCGAAGCGTCCTTCACCGAGGTATGCAAGCAATCTATCACGCAAGTTTACGGTTCAACGGAAAACGGGGGAATCGCAATACGACGCGAAGGCGGGCCTTGGCAGCCGTTTCCCGAGCTTACTTGGCGCATCGCAGGCGGCG
This window encodes:
- a CDS encoding fatty acid--CoA ligase family protein, with translation MQINRQVQRVPRAGTPMPYIAIPDDDELALVFLTSGSTGKPKLVPKTFSQFRRQMRVEPAFLGVPQAPSVLSMVPPFHILGFMYGTFLPLISCGRAIFCGNATPYGWAKAITRFRPHLVVGVPAHYRLLAQVAQTPFPPAIYLCSGGPLPTDCEASFTEVCKQSITQVYGSTENGGIAIRREGGPWQPFPELTWRIAGGGREGRLEVMSPWQQTPNRWTPTDDLARQEGDQVLILGRLDSVIKIGGRRLSLQEILSVAQEHPDVEEAIVLPYERYAEQAVALFACPKKDRQLAPWELKSFLGQRLAKYKLPRTVRVLEALPTTSIGKIDRQRLLSTLR